One genomic region from Bacillus sp. SLBN-46 encodes:
- the gucD gene encoding alpha-ketoglutaric semialdehyde dehydrogenase GucD: MQTIFKAEIYKNLINNEWVESQSQETIESINPANKEEVVGFVQNSTKEDLNNAVEAAHQAKKMWRKLGQAARGQLLFKAANILEENLDEIAETMTREMGKTLPEAKGETARGVAILRYYASEGMRKEGDVIPSSDKDALMFTKRVPLGVIGVITPWNFPVAIPIWKIAPALVYGNTIVLKPATEGAVTAAKVVECFVKAGFPEGVLNFITGSGSVIGQGLVEHPLLNAITFTGSEGVGKNVAKVAADRGIKFQLEMGGKNPVIVSRDANLDMAVEAVISGGFRSTGQKCTASSRVIVEDAVYDEFKEKLIREAKKITVGNGLDAGVWMGPCASESQFNTVHSYIEKGKAEGASLVLGGEVLKGEEYDNGFYISPAIFENVKSHMAIAQEEIFGPVIALIKASSFEEAIEIANDTKYGLSASIFTSNIHSLLQFVDDIEAGLVRINAESAGVELQAPFGGMKASSTGSREQGEAAKEFFTAIKTVFIKG, from the coding sequence ATGCAAACTATTTTTAAAGCTGAAATTTATAAAAACCTTATTAATAATGAGTGGGTGGAGTCACAATCACAAGAAACCATTGAAAGCATTAATCCTGCTAACAAGGAGGAGGTTGTAGGCTTCGTTCAAAACTCTACAAAGGAAGATTTGAACAACGCGGTGGAAGCGGCACATCAGGCTAAGAAGATGTGGCGAAAGCTTGGTCAAGCGGCAAGAGGACAATTGTTATTTAAAGCAGCAAATATCCTTGAAGAAAATCTTGATGAAATCGCTGAGACGATGACAAGGGAAATGGGAAAAACCCTTCCAGAGGCGAAAGGGGAAACTGCCAGAGGTGTGGCTATTCTCCGTTATTATGCAAGTGAGGGGATGCGTAAAGAAGGTGACGTCATTCCTTCTTCGGATAAAGATGCGTTAATGTTTACCAAACGGGTTCCCCTTGGTGTGATCGGTGTGATTACTCCATGGAATTTCCCAGTAGCCATTCCCATTTGGAAAATAGCACCTGCTCTTGTATACGGAAATACAATCGTATTAAAACCGGCAACTGAAGGGGCAGTTACGGCAGCTAAGGTAGTGGAATGTTTCGTGAAAGCTGGATTTCCTGAAGGGGTTCTTAACTTTATCACTGGTTCAGGGTCTGTCATTGGTCAGGGGTTAGTTGAACATCCTTTATTAAATGCTATTACCTTTACGGGATCGGAAGGCGTAGGTAAAAATGTAGCGAAGGTGGCAGCCGATCGCGGCATAAAGTTTCAGTTAGAAATGGGTGGAAAGAACCCAGTTATTGTAAGTAGAGATGCAAATCTTGATATGGCGGTCGAGGCTGTAATCAGTGGAGGCTTCCGCTCTACTGGACAAAAGTGCACGGCATCAAGCCGGGTAATTGTGGAAGATGCGGTTTATGATGAGTTTAAAGAGAAATTGATACGTGAAGCAAAAAAAATAACGGTGGGTAATGGGTTGGATGCAGGTGTTTGGATGGGGCCTTGTGCAAGTGAAAGCCAATTTAACACTGTACACTCTTATATTGAAAAAGGTAAGGCGGAAGGCGCTTCCTTAGTATTAGGTGGGGAAGTATTAAAGGGTGAAGAATATGACAATGGGTTTTACATTTCTCCAGCTATTTTTGAAAATGTAAAATCACATATGGCGATCGCCCAAGAAGAAATCTTTGGTCCTGTTATTGCATTAATTAAAGCATCTTCCTTTGAAGAAGCGATTGAGATTGCTAATGACACAAAATATGGATTGAGTGCCTCAATCTTTACATCTAACATCCATTCTTTGCTCCAATTCGTTGATGACATTGAGGCTGGTTTGGTAAGAATCAACGCAGAAAGTGCCGGTGTAGAACTTCAGGCACCATTTGGTGGAATGAAAGCATCCAGCACAGGCTCCCGCGAACAAGGAGAAGCAGCAAAAGAATTCTTTACTGCTATTAAAACTGTGTTTATAAAAGGATAG
- a CDS encoding LysM peptidoglycan-binding domain-containing protein, translating into MGKLWVSLFCSILLLAMNVAPASVSAAGGDFRNIYDVKAGDTLWGVSVKYGTTVEELKASNGLVSDLLLVGQRLWVPPMYEVVAGDTLWKIAAAYNSTIPLIVTTNGLSSDLIMVGQKLKIPQKRLAMQGQYILMTRDEFKDWLFHNRFTRKIGKIQEHHTYQPSYKSFNGSNHFGLLKGMEEYHVQEMKWKTISQNLTTFPDGKVAVCRPINMAPEGSFAFQNPAVRDEIESDSLTIENVGNFDQGGDGMTDAQRETIVTVAAVLSMKFGLTPSVDTITYHHWWDMNTGERVLDNSAGHSVKTCPGTGFFGGNSTESARTNFYPLVLRKMQELRQ; encoded by the coding sequence ATGGGAAAATTATGGGTGTCTTTATTTTGTTCCATTCTTTTACTAGCGATGAATGTAGCTCCTGCCTCTGTTTCTGCTGCTGGCGGTGATTTTCGCAATATTTATGATGTGAAAGCTGGAGACACGTTATGGGGAGTATCCGTCAAGTATGGTACGACGGTGGAAGAGCTCAAAGCGAGCAATGGCTTGGTATCGGATTTATTGTTAGTTGGTCAGAGATTGTGGGTTCCACCGATGTATGAAGTCGTAGCAGGTGATACATTATGGAAGATTGCTGCTGCTTATAATTCGACTATCCCGTTAATTGTTACAACGAATGGTCTTTCGTCCGATTTAATTATGGTGGGGCAAAAATTGAAGATTCCACAAAAGCGATTGGCCATGCAGGGACAATATATTTTAATGACGAGAGATGAATTTAAGGATTGGTTGTTTCACAATCGATTTACCAGAAAAATAGGAAAGATCCAGGAACATCATACCTATCAGCCATCTTACAAGAGTTTTAATGGCTCTAATCATTTTGGCTTGTTGAAGGGCATGGAGGAGTACCATGTCCAAGAGATGAAATGGAAGACGATTAGCCAAAACTTAACAACCTTCCCGGATGGAAAAGTAGCGGTTTGCCGTCCGATTAACATGGCACCTGAAGGTTCGTTTGCGTTCCAAAATCCAGCCGTCCGAGATGAGATTGAAAGTGACTCGCTGACCATTGAAAACGTGGGGAATTTTGATCAAGGGGGCGATGGAATGACGGATGCACAAAGGGAAACGATCGTGACTGTCGCAGCCGTACTGAGTATGAAGTTCGGGTTAACCCCATCAGTTGACACGATTACCTATCATCACTGGTGGGATATGAACACGGGGGAACGAGTGTTAGATAACAGCGCTGGACACTCAGTGAAAACATGCCCCGGAACAGGCTTCTTCGGAGGGAACTCCACAGAGAGTGCGAGAACGAACTTCTATCCTCTCGTGTTAAGGAAAATGCAAGAGCTTCGTCAATAA
- a CDS encoding pyruvate oxidase, translating to MFKLTAGEKLVELLIEWGVDHIYGMPGDSINSIIEPLRKAQDKIKFIQVRHEEAGALAAAAYAKLTGKIGVCTAIAGPGAIHLLNGLYDAKLDKVPVLALTGQVESDLLGTDSFQEVNLERMFDDVAVYNQRIMSAEQLPAVVNQAIRTAYARKGVAVLTIPDDIPRFEVGKEARLTSSFTAQQEIFPLKEDLQQAKELLNAAERPVILAGRGTHGIRETLLGFAEKIAAPIVLTLPGKGAIPDKHPYCLGGLGLIGTKAAYEAMQDTDLLLMIGTSFPFTGFLPDHAKSIQIDIDPYQIGKRYPVDVGLAGEAGLTIDWLMENVRENESREFLEACQETMQNWWSRLEKQEEVDSVPIKPQRVIRALQEVAEEDAVLSVDVGNVTVWMARHFHMTHQKMIISSWLATLGCGLPGALAGQIAYPDRQVFAICGDGGFGMTMNDFVTAVKYQLPIVVVVLNNHKIAMIKFEQEVMGNIEYGTDLQNPNFAKYAEACGGVGYRVERPEELLPAFQEAVKQRKPCIIDVVVDADEAPMPANITFAQAAGYTKHMLKVLFEEGKIDLPPL from the coding sequence ATGTTTAAGCTTACTGCTGGGGAGAAGTTGGTTGAGTTATTGATTGAGTGGGGTGTGGATCATATTTATGGGATGCCGGGTGATTCGATCAACTCGATTATTGAACCACTCCGGAAAGCGCAGGACAAGATAAAGTTTATTCAGGTTCGGCATGAAGAAGCGGGGGCGCTAGCTGCAGCGGCTTATGCCAAGTTAACTGGGAAGATTGGCGTTTGTACCGCTATAGCCGGTCCTGGTGCGATTCATCTTTTGAACGGATTATATGATGCGAAGCTTGATAAGGTGCCGGTGCTAGCACTGACTGGACAAGTGGAATCGGATTTATTAGGGACTGATTCCTTCCAAGAGGTAAACCTTGAGCGGATGTTTGATGATGTGGCAGTCTATAATCAGCGGATCATGTCGGCTGAACAACTTCCAGCGGTCGTGAATCAGGCCATCCGCACAGCCTATGCCCGCAAAGGGGTGGCAGTTCTGACTATTCCGGATGATATTCCACGGTTTGAGGTAGGAAAGGAAGCGCGGCTGACCTCAAGTTTTACAGCGCAGCAGGAAATTTTCCCGTTGAAGGAAGATTTACAGCAAGCGAAGGAATTACTTAATGCTGCTGAGAGACCAGTGATTCTTGCGGGAAGAGGCACCCATGGCATTCGAGAGACGTTGCTCGGTTTTGCGGAAAAAATAGCTGCCCCAATTGTATTGACGTTGCCAGGAAAAGGGGCTATTCCTGATAAACATCCTTATTGTTTAGGGGGACTTGGGCTGATTGGAACAAAGGCTGCGTATGAGGCGATGCAGGATACGGATTTGCTTTTAATGATCGGGACTTCGTTTCCATTTACGGGCTTTTTGCCTGATCATGCGAAGTCGATTCAAATTGATATCGACCCATACCAAATAGGGAAACGGTATCCGGTTGATGTGGGATTGGCTGGTGAAGCGGGCTTAACGATCGATTGGTTGATGGAGAATGTCCGTGAGAATGAGAGCCGTGAATTTTTAGAAGCGTGCCAGGAGACGATGCAAAATTGGTGGAGCCGATTGGAAAAACAGGAAGAGGTCGACTCTGTTCCAATTAAGCCGCAGCGTGTGATTCGTGCCTTGCAAGAGGTTGCAGAAGAGGATGCGGTGTTATCAGTGGATGTGGGGAATGTAACGGTATGGATGGCTCGTCATTTTCATATGACCCATCAAAAAATGATTATCTCTAGCTGGCTCGCGACTCTTGGCTGCGGACTTCCGGGTGCCCTTGCCGGACAGATTGCCTATCCTGATAGACAGGTGTTTGCCATTTGCGGTGATGGTGGGTTTGGAATGACGATGAATGATTTCGTCACGGCTGTAAAGTATCAGCTCCCAATTGTCGTTGTGGTGTTAAACAACCATAAGATTGCCATGATTAAGTTTGAACAAGAGGTCATGGGGAATATTGAATATGGAACGGATTTACAGAATCCGAACTTTGCTAAGTATGCGGAGGCATGTGGTGGGGTTGGTTACCGTGTGGAGCGTCCGGAGGAGTTGCTTCCAGCCTTCCAAGAAGCAGTGAAACAGCGGAAGCCTTGTATTATTGATGTAGTCGTTGATGCAGATGAGGCGCCAATGCCAGCGAATATTACCTTCGCTCAAGCGGCAGGCTACACGAAACACATGCTTAAAGTGTTGTTTGAAGAAGGAAAAATTGATCTGCCACCATTGTAA
- a CDS encoding transposase: MSRKPRVWIPGATYHITSRGNRKEAIFVDDADYLTYVELIQKVRRKFPFILHSYCLMPNHIHLLLETSDHHPKHIMKMLHTCYAMYFNKRHELVGHLFQGRYDAQLIDSLNYFLEASRYIHWNPVEAEMVQYPEDYLWSSYSAFLVDSQHPFVTTERIFSYYPEPKRDNYIRFVMNKLEGQSPSALML; the protein is encoded by the coding sequence TTGTCAAGAAAGCCACGTGTTTGGATTCCTGGTGCCACGTATCATATCACGAGTCGCGGAAATCGAAAGGAAGCGATTTTTGTGGATGATGCAGATTATCTCACTTATGTAGAATTAATCCAGAAAGTCCGACGAAAATTTCCGTTTATACTCCACTCCTATTGCCTCATGCCTAACCATATTCATCTTCTATTAGAAACCAGCGACCATCACCCAAAGCACATCATGAAAATGCTCCATACCTGTTATGCCATGTATTTTAATAAACGTCACGAATTGGTGGGGCATCTGTTCCAGGGACGCTATGATGCTCAGCTCATTGATTCGCTTAATTATTTTCTTGAAGCAAGCCGGTACATTCATTGGAATCCGGTCGAAGCGGAAATGGTCCAATATCCTGAGGATTACCTCTGGAGCAGTTATTCTGCCTTTTTAGTCGATTCCCAGCATCCGTTTGTCACAACAGAAAGAATATTTTCTTATTACCCAGAACCTAAGAGGGATAACTATATTCGTTTTGTGATGAATAAGCTGGAGGGACAGTCCCCTAGTGCCTTAATGCTTTAA
- a CDS encoding diguanylate cyclase: MITIKEYLVNAAIIISIIYLSSFIHKHLLVDMKKGLKALCFTVVAIFTGWCSMFFGIHLNDSVIFDLRFVPIIIAALHYRNPLTILAIGVGIGLLRLSFGITPAAVVGFMNMVVLSLSAVLLTWISKNWSNYKKVLFTVLILNLLNIVVSMIFGVLSVKNYLLLILPTALPMNILFSLLLLWIVKDLKNEYIHKIELWNRANKDPLTKAYNRRAFKHFYQEYVFEKKETYPLSLAFIDIDHFKKVNDTYGHLVGDVILEKVSRLVSDHLRDGDIFARYGGEEFVVILPSCMKEQATSVMENIRQTIENYPFLVNDLTIYITLSIGIASTETTAPKYLLKTADEAVYLAKENGRNLVKYGDSPHFIE, translated from the coding sequence ATGATAACAATTAAGGAATATCTCGTTAATGCCGCTATCATCATTTCCATTATTTACTTATCGAGCTTTATTCATAAACATCTGCTGGTGGACATGAAAAAAGGTCTCAAAGCCCTCTGTTTCACAGTTGTCGCCATCTTCACTGGTTGGTGTTCGATGTTTTTTGGGATCCACTTAAACGATTCTGTCATTTTTGACTTACGATTCGTTCCCATTATAATTGCTGCCCTGCATTACAGAAATCCCCTTACCATACTGGCCATCGGTGTGGGAATTGGACTATTACGATTATCCTTTGGAATCACCCCTGCTGCGGTAGTGGGTTTTATGAACATGGTCGTTCTCTCTCTGTCTGCTGTACTCCTTACTTGGATTTCAAAAAACTGGAGCAATTATAAAAAGGTACTATTCACAGTTCTTATTCTAAACCTTCTCAACATAGTGGTTTCGATGATTTTTGGGGTACTTTCCGTTAAAAACTACCTCCTTCTCATTCTACCAACGGCATTGCCCATGAACATCCTTTTCAGCTTGTTGCTGCTTTGGATTGTAAAGGACTTAAAGAATGAGTATATACACAAAATTGAATTATGGAATCGTGCCAATAAAGACCCACTGACAAAAGCCTATAACAGAAGGGCTTTCAAGCATTTTTATCAGGAATATGTTTTCGAGAAAAAAGAGACGTATCCATTGTCTTTGGCATTTATTGATATCGACCATTTCAAAAAAGTAAATGATACGTACGGCCACCTTGTAGGGGATGTCATTCTAGAAAAGGTCAGTCGTCTTGTCTCTGATCACTTAAGAGATGGGGACATTTTTGCCAGATACGGCGGTGAAGAGTTTGTCGTGATTCTGCCCTCCTGCATGAAGGAACAGGCCACAAGTGTAATGGAAAATATCCGCCAAACGATTGAAAACTACCCATTCCTGGTCAACGACCTGACCATATACATCACGCTTTCCATCGGCATCGCAAGCACAGAGACCACCGCTCCGAAATACTTGCTAAAAACAGCAGACGAAGCCGTATACCTAGCAAAGGAAAACGGCCGTAACCTGGTTAAATATGGGGACAGTCCACATTTTATAGAATAA